In the Triticum aestivum cultivar Chinese Spring chromosome 2B, IWGSC CS RefSeq v2.1, whole genome shotgun sequence genome, TGATCAAGCAGTACGCCTTTCCACTCCTCTATCCCtttcaaaagaaaagagaaagataaGGTTAAATTCAGATGTCCTGTGTTGCATTGATGGTCTGGTAGATCCTTTTCTTATGCAATATCTCAAGCCATATATGATCGCTCTTACTCTGAACTGCAAAGAGAGCATACCGTGTCCACACACCGAGATGCACGAGCACATGCGCGCTTGCGTGCGCCTACAACTTACCCTCTGACGGACAACTCCCGTCATGAAACCGGAGCACGGAAACTAAATTGACCAGCAGCAGAACATCAAACAGTCTAAATTCAATGCACCAGAGGAGTATGTTTTATCTCTCCCGTTGTTTCTGTCCTCACGAAATCCTCACTTCTCCTTGTCGCCATCCTCCACATCAAGTGCCCCCGACCCTTCTTTGAGGCAACACAGCAGGCAGGCAGCAGGCTGGACACAGCAGCGAGAGAGGTAGAGGATTGAAGAGGGCTTCACTTCCCAGGCTTTATGGGTCGCTGAAGCTTCAATGAATGACCTGAAGAGAGAGGGAACACCAACTCTCAACATTCCAAGTAATACAAACTAAAATAAAGTAAATTCATGCACAACGGTGAATCATGTGACAAAAAATTTAATCAGACCAAATGAGTATTTTATTATCAAAAAAAGGACATACAATTCCTAGTATCGTGTGTCAGTTCCGGTATACTTCATCAGTTTACTCAATAATAACATCACACCAACTTCAAAAATTAAGTACCATAGTTTAACTTAATGAAAGTATCAGAGAATAGAACAGATCTATTGATTACGCGTACTTGATTGTTGCTCCTCCTTTACCAATAATTCCACCGCAAGAGCTATTAGGAACTACAAGTCTAAATTTAGGCCTAGTTTCAGCTTCATTGGATTCTTCACCCTGGAAAATAACAGGAGAATATCAGTTATCAAACAATGGCAACATGGTCCTACAGACATGACCATTTGCAAAACAAATTGTTTTACCTCTGATAATAGTTTCTCCAGAACCAACTCCATGGCCTTAACTACTTCGTCAAACAGTCGAGAGACCATTATGATTCTGTCATATGTACCAGGGAAAAACTCATGGCTGCGCGATAAAGTGGGTATGCTAGCAGCTATAGATTATTACAGCGACAAATTGCAAACTACACGTAATAACACCGACCCGACTGCTTTCCTAGACTATTGGCTGCAATGATTTTACTAATCATGAATAACATATTCTAGTATTAAATAAAGAAAACATGAAGGTTGGATTCGACACAAAATTAGAGCATTGCATTTGAAACAGACATTAGGGCTGGTGTATCAATTTGGATGCTAGTCATACCATCAACTATAAATCTTCCTGCGTCTGCATCTTTCAGAAGGATACTATACTGTTGTGATACATAACAAACAATAAATCAGAAGTTAGATCCATCAGTGGATATGCTAGGATGTTTAAGGAGAATAAATTTTCCATTCATTCTATACCTTTGCACACTCGGCTACAATTTCTGGAAGTTCATTAGCCATAACATCATTCAAAGCCTACATCCAATTTGCAACCAGAACTACCTATATAATCGGCATTTAATTATACAGTTTAGGCTAAGAACCTGAGTAGCAGTAGAAAAATGAATCACCGAATGGTTATTTCACAACATTGCTCAAGCCTTAACATCATCAAATCCGGCGACGAACTTATAACCAGAAGTACCTAGTATTATTTTACTGGCTTATGCTAAGCATCTTAGTAGCAGTAGAAAGAGTAATCGTTAAATGGTTATTTCACAAGGTTGCTCAAACTGTAAAAGGTCGTATTTCTATCAGTTCTGGACCTTCTGGTGACACCAATAAAATGTAATTTCTCGATCTAGTCTGAAGTCTATAGTTGTCCATGGAAGAGAACAGAAATGTAAATAAAATTTATTATGAGCATGCTATATATTGTTTTTTGCCAACTCATGATTCAATATGTTCAAACAGCAAAAACATGTGTTCTTTTTAATTCAAACTACAATGTCGAGCAAACCTACCAAAATTtatctttttcttcttatttttatatTTAAATTTATATATTAATTAACTCCATGGCATATAAATTCTCATGCTAAAGGAAGCGTTCCAAGAACCACATCACCTGCTCCCAAGTGAATCTCTTATGAATCAACAACATACA is a window encoding:
- the LOC123042988 gene encoding protein BTR1-like, with translation MVSRLFDEVVKAMELVLEKLLSEGEESNEAETRPKFRLVVPNSSCGGIIGKGGATIKSFIEASATHKAWEVKPSSILYLSRCCVQPAACLLCCLKEGSGALDVEDGDKEK